A stretch of Cyanobacterium sp. HL-69 DNA encodes these proteins:
- the rluA gene encoding tRNA pseudouridine32 synthase / 23S rRNA pseudouridine746 synthase RluA, with translation MINYFADTLENFVPPELLNGDSKVTYWYEGYCPKTNQLLRLPRTTLAEKVACLLMDYLRQNGSFDEEGKMYGILLCEDSKGQLKVIKAFSGLWKGRDNVEGWVNQIPGRKKFAMAEKITLRELDRIKNEIIALNTLGVREEYSNLLDKHSHDYQVLKDTHRQRKRLRDEKRIYYQENFLGDLLDERLSNLAQESRKDDWERRSFKKEWQDKLSSFKQQVENADRQIQELRKERKNLSRQLQSQMQGAYSLTNFAGETLSLSELVNKSFIPTGTGDCCAPKLLHYAAVNNLQPTAMAEFWWGISSPNGERVSGKFYPACVERCEPIMGFLLSGLQNNAVKNNDYQIEVVYEDNYFLVINKPSGLLSVPGRGSDNFDSVESRLRVNNKDDNFFKAVHRLDQDTSGILVIAKSADVHRNLSSQFASRQVNKIYEAVLAGVIAENEGKIDLPLWANPDNRPLQEVNYGFGKDAVTGFRVMACDGITTRVEFFPVTGRTHQLRVHSLMGLGFPIKGDRLYGFIGDNRDRLHLHAREISFYHPHSGEKVSFTIPCPF, from the coding sequence ATGATAAACTATTTTGCTGATACCCTCGAAAATTTTGTCCCTCCTGAGTTACTGAATGGGGATAGTAAAGTTACTTATTGGTATGAAGGATATTGTCCAAAAACTAATCAACTTCTTAGATTACCTCGTACAACATTAGCGGAAAAAGTTGCTTGTCTGTTAATGGATTATCTAAGACAGAATGGCAGTTTTGATGAGGAGGGCAAGATGTATGGAATATTATTATGTGAAGATAGCAAGGGGCAGTTAAAGGTTATCAAGGCTTTTTCTGGGTTGTGGAAGGGAAGGGATAATGTGGAGGGATGGGTAAATCAAATTCCGGGGCGTAAAAAATTTGCTATGGCGGAAAAGATTACTCTCAGGGAGTTGGATAGGATAAAAAATGAAATTATTGCGTTAAATACTTTAGGGGTAAGAGAAGAATATAGTAATTTACTAGATAAACATAGTCATGATTATCAGGTTTTAAAAGACACTCATCGCCAACGGAAAAGATTAAGGGATGAGAAGAGGATATATTATCAAGAAAATTTCCTAGGAGATTTATTAGATGAGAGGTTATCTAATTTAGCCCAAGAGAGTAGAAAAGATGACTGGGAAAGGAGAAGTTTTAAAAAGGAATGGCAAGATAAATTATCATCTTTTAAGCAACAAGTAGAGAATGCTGATAGGCAAATTCAAGAGTTAAGAAAAGAACGGAAAAATCTTTCTCGTCAGTTACAAAGTCAAATGCAGGGAGCTTATTCTTTAACTAATTTTGCGGGAGAAACCTTGAGTTTGTCGGAGTTGGTAAATAAGTCTTTTATTCCTACTGGTACGGGGGATTGTTGTGCGCCTAAGTTGCTACATTATGCGGCCGTCAATAATCTTCAACCGACGGCAATGGCTGAGTTTTGGTGGGGAATTTCTTCTCCTAATGGGGAAAGAGTATCAGGAAAATTTTATCCTGCTTGTGTGGAACGTTGTGAGCCTATAATGGGTTTTTTGCTGTCGGGTTTACAGAATAATGCTGTTAAAAATAATGACTATCAAATTGAAGTTGTTTATGAAGATAATTATTTTTTAGTGATTAATAAACCTAGTGGTTTGTTGTCGGTGCCTGGAAGAGGAAGTGATAATTTTGATAGTGTGGAATCTCGTTTAAGAGTTAATAATAAAGATGATAATTTTTTTAAGGCAGTTCATCGTTTGGATCAAGATACTTCTGGTATATTAGTTATTGCTAAAAGTGCGGATGTTCATCGTAATTTATCTAGTCAGTTTGCGAGTAGGCAGGTGAATAAGATATATGAAGCTGTATTGGCGGGAGTGATAGCTGAAAATGAGGGCAAGATTGATTTACCTTTATGGGCTAATCCTGATAATCGTCCTCTACAGGAGGTTAATTATGGGTTTGGGAAGGATGCTGTGACTGGTTTTCGGGTAATGGCTTGTGATGGTATTACTACTAGGGTGGAGTTTTTTCCTGTGACGGGGCGCACTCATCAGTTACGGGTACATTCTTTGATGGGTTTGGGTTTTCCTATTAAGGGCGATCGCCTTTACGGCTTTATAGGGGATAATAGAGATAGACTCCATCTCCATGCCCGTGAGATTAGCTTTTATCATCCCCACAGTGGAGAAAAAGTATCTTTTACAATTCCTTGCCCTTTTTAG
- the pabC gene encoding 4-amino-4-deoxychorismate lyase PabC produces the protein MFFFDGQLIEGDSICLPVNDPGFLYGATIFTTLRVYNQSLEHPLTNWEAHCDRTYNSIKTFGWVMPDWQRIKEEAQYLTNHYPVLRVTVFPDGKELILGRQLPADLEQKQRSGIAGKLIINNQNMRSLPLHKTGNYLTPFLCLNQAKKDGFQEAILTDKNGNFLETTTGNLWAYADECWFTPLLSEGILPGIARDVIIKNANFSIKQNVWTADFIAQIEAIAHSNSVIEIVPFHTISTQEKILNFDPLHPAIQLLKNIFADFYIDN, from the coding sequence ATGTTTTTTTTTGATGGTCAATTGATTGAAGGGGATTCCATTTGTTTGCCTGTAAATGACCCTGGTTTTCTGTATGGGGCGACGATTTTTACGACTTTGAGGGTTTATAACCAGTCTTTGGAACATCCTCTGACTAACTGGGAGGCTCATTGCGATCGCACTTATAACAGCATAAAAACTTTTGGTTGGGTAATGCCAGACTGGCAGAGAATTAAAGAAGAAGCTCAATATTTAACTAATCATTATCCTGTGTTGCGAGTTACCGTTTTTCCTGATGGAAAAGAGTTAATTTTAGGAAGGCAACTACCTGCTGATTTAGAGCAAAAACAACGGTCAGGAATTGCAGGTAAACTGATAATAAATAATCAAAATATGCGTTCTTTACCGTTACATAAAACAGGGAATTATTTAACCCCTTTTTTATGTTTAAATCAAGCAAAAAAAGACGGTTTTCAAGAAGCTATTTTAACCGATAAAAATGGTAATTTCTTAGAAACTACCACAGGTAATTTGTGGGCTTATGCCGATGAATGCTGGTTTACACCCTTGTTATCCGAGGGAATATTACCCGGTATTGCTAGAGATGTAATTATAAAAAATGCTAATTTTTCTATTAAACAAAATGTTTGGACAGCGGATTTTATTGCACAAATAGAGGCGATCGCCCATAGTAATAGCGTTATAGAAATTGTGCCTTTCCACACTATTAGCACCCAAGAAAAAATATTAAACTTTGACCCCTTGCACCCAGCTATTCAACTATTAAAAAATATATTTGCTGATTTTTACATTGATAATTAA